Proteins found in one Aquibium microcysteis genomic segment:
- a CDS encoding LysR family transcriptional regulator: MDLFRSGLVSPRLHYFQLVARLGSVRQTAQVLNVAPSSISRVIKGLEDEIGTPLFERVRQRLKLTSAGELLLYHARLSTSELSRAWSEINDLRGLNRGALTVAVVESAARGLMPDALEAFWSKHPLITVDVRVASSQQACDAVADGECDAAIAFDIRVPRTVRRLATALLPVGVVAHPSSRFADRKELKLFDLSGEQVILSDASLALGLSVNEAINRSIIDLTRRTRTNSIALMGDLARRNLGTALQTRLGVERELAEGSLIFVPLRDPKVPPRRLMLLTRGEREMSEAASAFAAVLARAVERLEE, encoded by the coding sequence ATGGACCTCTTCCGCTCCGGGCTGGTTTCGCCGCGCCTCCACTACTTCCAGCTGGTGGCGCGGCTCGGTTCGGTGCGCCAGACGGCCCAGGTGCTCAACGTCGCGCCGTCCTCGATCAGCCGGGTGATCAAGGGGCTAGAGGACGAGATCGGCACGCCGCTGTTCGAGCGGGTGCGCCAGCGCCTGAAGCTCACCAGCGCCGGCGAACTGCTGCTCTACCATGCGCGGCTGAGCACGTCGGAACTGTCGCGCGCCTGGTCGGAGATCAACGACCTGCGCGGCCTCAATCGCGGCGCGCTGACGGTGGCGGTGGTGGAAAGCGCCGCGCGCGGGCTGATGCCGGATGCGCTGGAGGCGTTCTGGTCGAAGCATCCGCTGATCACCGTCGACGTACGGGTTGCGAGTTCGCAACAGGCCTGCGACGCGGTGGCCGACGGGGAATGCGATGCCGCCATCGCCTTCGACATCCGCGTCCCCCGCACCGTGCGCCGACTTGCGACGGCATTGCTGCCGGTCGGTGTCGTCGCACATCCGTCCAGCCGTTTCGCGGATCGCAAGGAGCTGAAGCTGTTCGATCTCTCGGGCGAGCAGGTGATCCTGTCGGACGCGAGCCTTGCGCTCGGACTCTCGGTCAACGAGGCGATCAACCGCTCCATCATCGATCTCACCCGCCGCACCCGCACCAACTCGATCGCGCTAATGGGCGACCTTGCCCGCCGCAACCTCGGCACGGCGCTGCAGACGCGTCTCGGCGTCGAGCGGGAACTGGCCGAAGGAAGTCTGATCTTCGTGCCGCTGCGCGATCCCAAGGTGCCTCCGCGGCGACTGATGCTGCTCACCCGCGGCGAGCGCGAGATGTCGGAGGCGGCCTCGGCCTTCGCTGCGGTGCTCGCGCGGGCAGTCGAGCGACTGGAGGAATAG